The region GCCGGAAAAGACCTGATGGCCACCGCCCAGACGGGCACCGGCAAGACCCTGGCTTTTGTGATCCCGATGATCGAACGCCTGCTGCAATCGCCGCAGTCGCGCTGCGTCGAAGCTCTGGTGTTGGTGCCAACGCGCGAACTCGCCATGCAGGTGCACGATCAATTTGAACAACTGCGCGGGAAGTCGATTCCGCCCGCGGCGCTGGTCATCGGCGGACTCAACGAAAAAAGCCAGTTGCAGGCAATTCGTTCCGGAGCGCGTGTGCTGGTGGCAACGCCCGGTCGCCTGGAAGATTTCCTGGGGCGGCGTCTCGTCGATCTTCGCCAGGTGAAAGTCCTAGTCCTCGACGAAGCCGACCGCATGCTGGACATGGGCTTCCTGCCCGCCATCCGGCGCATTGTCGCCGCGCTTCCGAAACAAAGACAAACCATGTGTTTTTCCGCCACCCTGGAGGCCTCGGTTGCCGGGCTGGTAAAGGAATACACCAGCAATCCTGTGCGTGTCGCGCTCGGCTCCACGTTAAAGCCGGTGGAGAGCGTCGAACTGCTCGCTTTCGAGGTTTCCACGGCCGACAAATTTGACGCGCTTCGAAACCTGTTGCGCAAGGAAAAAGGACGCACGCTGGTCTTTGCCCGCACCAAGCGCGGCACCGAGCGTTTGGCGAAACACCTGGTGCGCGAGGGATTCCTTGCTGCCATGATCCACGGCGACCGATCGCAATCGCAGCGCATCGGCGCCCTCAGCGGTTTCGACGAAGGCCGCTTCAAGGTCCTGGTGGCCACCGACGTCGCTTCGCGCGGCCTCGACATCCAGGACGTGGCGCACGTCATCAATTACGATCTGCCGACCCTGCCGGAGGATTTCATCCACCGCGTAGGTCGCACCGGACGCGCCGGCGCCCTGGGCCGGGCCTCGACATTAGTCTCGCCCGCGGAGGTGCTGGAAC is a window of Terriglobales bacterium DNA encoding:
- a CDS encoding DEAD/DEAH box helicase; this translates as MTSFTELPLSAALQQRLKAHQFHIPTPIQSAAIPHALAGKDLMATAQTGTGKTLAFVIPMIERLLQSPQSRCVEALVLVPTRELAMQVHDQFEQLRGKSIPPAALVIGGLNEKSQLQAIRSGARVLVATPGRLEDFLGRRLVDLRQVKVLVLDEADRMLDMGFLPAIRRIVAALPKQRQTMCFSATLEASVAGLVKEYTSNPVRVALGSTLKPVESVELLAFEVSTADKFDALRNLLRKEKGRTLVFARTKRGTERLAKHLVREGFLAAMIHGDRSQSQRIGALSGFDEGRFKVLVATDVASRGLDIQDVAHVINYDLPTLPEDFIHRVGRTGRAGALGRASTLVSPAEVLE